ACAACGAAAGCATATCGACTTTATTCGCCGGTTACGCAAGACCACTTGTACACAGCCTCTGAAGTTGAATACGAAAAACTTTCTGCAACTGGTTGGGTAGCAGAAGGTGAATCTTTTAAAATGTTTACAAGCCCCGGAACTTATCAATCAATTTCAACAACGCCGCTTTATCGCCTGTATCACTCGGGAGTAAAACAGCACTTACTTACAGCTCAGAAACAGGAATACACTGACCTTCAAAATCTTGGTTGGACTGGTGAAGGAATCAGTGGGCATGTTTTGCCAACGAATACTCAAGGGGCGATTCCTCTATACAGATTGTCACTAGGTAATTTGCATCACTACACAATTCACCTTCAAGAATACAACGATCTTAAAGGGCTTGGTTGGACTGGTGAAGGGATTATGTGCCACGTATTGCCGCTTTGATTTAAAATCAACGAAAAATTAATTGTGATCGTGCTATTAAACAAATTCCATGAGAAAACGAGCTGCAGAGCAAACTCTGATGTCTTCAAGGGTTTTAAAATCGATTCCTTCAGTAAACAAAACTTGAGTAGCCTGAACACTGGGATACTTTTTCTTCAAATAAGATAGTGATGGGCTGATATCTTTGTCAGAATATTTAGCTTCAATAAAAAATAGTGGCTTTTTATTTTTTACCACAACGAAATCTACTTCACGCCCATCGACATCACGAAAATATCGCAATTCCATATCAAAGCCTTGGGTGTCTTCAATGTAATGACACCACTTTAAGAGATGAAATGCGATGAGGTTTTCAAAGCGAGGGCCAAGCTCTTCGATTTGTGTCCAATCAAAATGGTAATGTTTTTGTTCTTTTTTTACTGCTCTGATTTTTGGCCCACCGAAAGGTGAGAGGCGAAAAATAAAATAAAACCTCTCTAGAATCTCAACCCACCTTGCAATTGTAGGTTGAGAAATACTCAAATCCTCTCTGAGTGAATTTAATGAAAGAGGACTACCCACAAGTGCAGGTAAACGCGTAGCAAGTAGTTCGAGGGTTGAAAGATCTTTAATCATTTCGATAGACGAGACTTCCTCCTTCATAACTCTTGCTCTATATTCTCGGCTCCATCTTCTTGCCTCATTTTCGGATCCCGAAAAAAAAGGCTCGGGAAATCCTGAAAGATTTAAAAGTGCGATGAGTATATCTTGGTTGGGAGTGCCGATTTCTTTAAGGCTCAATGGGTAAAGGCGATAGTAGTGATAGCGCCCTTGGAGAGAATCTCCGCCGCGTCGATAATGATCAAGTCGTGCACTTCCTGTAACTAAAATTTGGAGTTTATCTCTAAACTTGTCAAAAATTCCTTTTACAAGATTTCTCCATTTTGAGTATTTGTGGATTTCATCTAACACAAGAAGACCAGCTTCAGTTGGTATCTGCCCTTTTAACACTCGATCTCGATCTGAAGTGAAATCCCAATTCAGATAGCGACTCTC
This genomic stretch from Oligoflexia bacterium harbors:
- a CDS encoding ATP-binding protein, with protein sequence MKQRYISASVKADLKKKMVFVGGPRQSGKTTFSKQLLLEHYKSKEQQESRYLNWDFTSDRDRVLKGQIPTEAGLLVLDEIHKYSKWRNLVKGIFDKFRDKLQILVTGSARLDHYRRGGDSLQGRYHYYRLYPLSLKEIGTPNQDILIALLNLSGFPEPFFSGSENEARRWSREYRARVMKEEVSSIEMIKDLSTLELLATRLPALVGSPLSLNSLREDLSISQPTIARWVEILERFYFIFRLSPFGGPKIRAVKKEQKHYHFDWTQIEELGPRFENLIAFHLLKWCHYIEDTQGFDMELRYFRDVDGREVDFVVVKNKKPLFFIEAKYSDKDISPSLSYLKKKYPSVQATQVLFTEGIDFKTLEDIRVCSAARFLMEFV